Proteins found in one Anoplolepis gracilipes chromosome 7, ASM4749672v1, whole genome shotgun sequence genomic segment:
- the LOC140667525 gene encoding fatty acyl-CoA reductase 1-like: MDKKTIDSILSIPTFYSGRSIFITGGLGFLGKVLIEKLLRSCPDTQEIFLLIRPKKNVCIEERLQQILTNPLFDRLRSEQPHCFEKLIPLNGNIEMEGLGLSSDDKNTLIKKVSIIFHVAANVRFDITLKKAVLINVRSTRDICILGKSLKNLVALVHVSSTFSQIDKPVIDEIIYPYMEVDWRKTIQVAETIDDYVFEVFRSKYLGTMPNQYIFTKKLAEQVINDYSESLPCVICRPSIITPPLNEPIKGWLDNFNGPVGLMVGCGKGIIRVLYYNSSLRDNYVPIDIVVKAMIVAGWKRGVMNKKNDTQNFHPPVYNCSTNHSTNPSRYALMKISEKIIEENPLEDIIWPPGVITTKSYFFYRILVLLLHIIPAIFIDGLLRIASKSPRLLRQQKKIFITSLHLAHFSLNEWNFRNQKLLSLSDEVPPSSQQDFGFAKDLHNYDKELYCRNNIKASKFYLLNENTDRQDAAKFHYKRMLWIDRVVKMLIGIFFIRIIWNRFMNEIDCSRDNLV; encoded by the exons ATGGACAAAAAAACGATTGATTCGATATTGTCGATACCAACATTTTATTCTGGAAGAAGTATATTCATTACAGGCGGATTAGGATTTTTGGGAAAAGTGTTGATAGAAAAATTACTGAGATCATGCCCCGATACGcaagaaatattcttattaatacgtccgaagaaaaatgtatgcatTGAAGAAAGACTCCAACAGATACTGACAAACCCG TTGTTTGACAGACTACGAAGCGAACAACCCcattgttttgaaaaattgattccGTTGAATGGTAATATCGAAATGGAGGGACTAGGTTTGTCATCCGATGACAAAAATACGTTGATCAAAAaggtatctataatatttcacGTAGCGGCGAACGTGAGGTTTGATATTACACTGAAGAAAGCTGTACTTATAAACGTTCGGTCGACAAGAGACATCTGTATTTTAggcaaaagtttaaaaaatttagtg GCTTTGGTGCATGTCAGCTCGACTTTTTCGCAAATCGATAAACCTGTCATTGATGAGATAATATACCCCTATATGGAAGTCGATTGGAGGAAAACAATTCAAGTTGCCGAAACCATAGATGATTACGTCTTCGAGGTATTTAGGTCAAA ATATTTAGGTACAATGCCGAATCAATACATATTTACTAAGAAACTTGCAGAGCAGGTGATAAATGATTACTCCGAATCACTGCCGTGCGTGATTTGCAGACCTTCTATAA TTACACCGCCGTTAAATGAACCTATAAAAGGCTGGTTGGACAACTTTAATGGTCCAGTAGGATTGATGGTTGGTTGTGGAAAAGGGATAATACGagtactttattataattcgtCTCTTCGTGATAACTATGTACCAATTGACATTGTTGTTAAAGCTATGATCGTTGCAGGATGGAAACGTGGCGTGATGAA taAGAAGAACGACACGCAAAATTTTCATCCACCCGTTTATAATTGCTCGACCAATCACAGCACGAATCCATCGCGCTACGCATTGATGAAAATAAGTGAGAAAATCATCGAGGAAAATCCTCTTGAAGATATAATTTGGCCTCCTGGAGTAATTACAACAaagagttattttttttatagaatattagtGTTATTGTTGCATATAATACCGGCCATATTTATTGACGGATTATTACGAATCGCAAGCAAAAGTCCCAG ATTACTAAGAcagcaaaagaaaatatttataacttccCTACATCTCGCGCACTTTTCATTGAACGAATGGAACTTTCGAAATCAAAAACTATTAAGTTTGTCAGACGAGGTGCCGCCTAGCAGTCAACAAGACTTTGGATTTGCAAAAGATCTTCACAATTACGACAAAGAACTATATTGTAG aaacaatataaaagcaagtaaattttatcttttaaacgaGAATACGGATCGACAGGATGCAGCGAAATTCCATTATAAAAG AATGCTTTGGATCGACAGAGTTGTGAAAATGTTGATCGGCATTTTCTTCATACGGATAATATGGAATCGATTTATGAATGAAATTGATTGTTCAAGAGACAATTTGGTTTAA